TGATGCACAAACCACAAAAACCATCCACTCTCATCATGCAACAGGATACAGGAACCAAAAAGTCTCGGATCAAATCTATTTTTATGTGGGTACAAAATAGACATGGACTAGCGAAGCATCAAGAACGAATCCACAGGGTAAAAAAACTGCCGCCTGCTCGAGGAATCAGAACATGGAGGAGAGCACCGCGGAGAGCACGGCGAGCGCGACGCTGCCGCGGAACCCCGCCTGAAGCTtgaagccgccgccggcggtgcTGTCGCTCGCCGGAGTGCCGCCGGTCGATGGCGTGACTGCAGGAGAAGAGCGACGATGATCGCTAGTTAGCTGGGTGCAGTTTGGCGTGACTACTAAGACCGAGAGGGTTCAGAGTTGAGAGCACTCACTCTTGGAGGCGTTGGCGAAGAGGGCGTAGTCCGGCGAGCCCGGCTTCAGGTTCAGCAGGGCTAGCAGCAGAGAAGGCCATCGTCAGCCATCAGGAGTTCAGAATTGAACCCGGCAGCAAAAATAATTGTATAAAACATTGGGAATTTCTTAAACAATTCAGATATGCTAATACCATTTGGATTATGTTAATAATACAATAGTAGCCTGATTCACTGCACATCAGTAAGGGGAGAACAAAACAAACAGAGAAAAAttcactttttttttctttcaacaCAAAAAATAAAACAGAGAAAACACTAGTCAGTAGGAAGATGGGCTGATGTTGGCAGAGAGAGATCAGATCCACTGAAGCTCGGCCCAACCAAGGCACACAGCCCACTTGGCCAGTGTTTGGTTCTATTTTTAGTCTCATACATTCAGACATGGATATGGTGTGAGCTACTAGTGTTGACCCTGATCTCAGACTTGAGGCTTAGAACAATGGTCATATGCAAATTAATAAAACAATAATAATAATAACAAGGGTACCCTGAGATATTCTATTTCCCCAAAAAAGATCAACAAATTTGTTTGCCTTTGTAGTAGTAGCAACTAGTACCAAGAGAGAAGCTGGTACTCACTGATGCAGAGCGTGACGTTGGCGTTGGCGAGCTTGCAGGCGGCGGGGAGCGCCATGAGGCGGTCGAAACGCAGGCCGAGCGACTGCACCTCGTTCCGGCCGCTGTGCACCTGCTGGATGATGTAGCACAGGCACTGCGGCCGCGCCTTCTGCGTGTCGGCGGCGTCGGAGCAGCACGTCGACGAGGgctgccccgcgtgccccgtcGCGTAGTCCATGCAGTCCGTCAGCTTCGCGAAGTCCGCCGAGCACTTGGCCTGCAGCGGGTCCGCCGCCGGAGGCGACTGCGCCGCTGCCACCGCGCACCACACCGCCAACGCCGCCGCCAGACACCACCGCCTCGCCGCCATGCTGGCTGCCGGTTTAGCTTAGTCTAGTTTCCGCCCGATCTGGCTGATCGAGCTGTGGATCGGGGAGGAGGGGTCCGGTCGTCGCTGGCTACTTGGCTGGAGGATGGAGGGGAAATGAAGGCGGCatgggcggccggccggcgtttataggcggcgcgggcgcattGAAGCGGGGGCGGTGAGGGTTGGATGATGCATTCAAGacggggggagagagagagagcctaGCAGTAATTCCTTCGGGTAGGTGTCCTCGTCGCGTACGCCACGTAGGTGTCAGTCGCTGTGGCAGGCGGTATACAAGTGTACACCTACGAGCGACGTGTCCGTGCTCTGCTGCTCATGCGAATCGCATTGCTTTGCTTCACGCGAGATCCGTGTGAAAAAAAACTTGTTACTGCGACGGTGAGCTGCTTCTGGATGCCGTTTggccggcggcgggccggccccgccgccgcccgcgaaGCTGCTTCGGGCTTGGCTTGAATGCGCAGGACGGTGGAGCAGGTAGAGATGGGGGCGGTtgcgcgcggcgggcggtgaCGCTGGCTGGATCGCGAGAagccccgggggggggggggggggggggggtccgcaCGCCGCACCCGCCCAGTGCCGCCCTCGTTCGGGCCGTTCCGGCGTGCGCGGGTGGCGTCGGCCCGCACGGCACGCGCCGCCGTTGCGCCGGCGTTTCTGCCGTGCCGGGCGACGCTAGCTGCGTCCTGTTCGGTTGGGAGTTCAGAACCGATCGGCCGAGGGACGGACTCTTGGTCTGCCGGCTGCCGCCATGGCTTGGCTCTCGTCAACCTGCCAAGAATGTcacgggtcgacggcgacgctGGCAGTTCAGATCCGTTCGTCTTCCTCCCTGCCTCCCGATCGCAGCTGCAAATCGTGCGTCACGAACCCAGCGGAATCGAGCCGCTGGATCTCGATCCGCGCGCGGGATTCCCCGTCAGTTTTCGGTGCCGGTACGTGCTACTTCCAGGTAGCTGCAGGCTCACACGTTGCTGTCGACGAATTCATGCGTCCATCGATGCGATCACTGTTCTAGATGCAAGCTCACTGCTCACACGCGCCGAGCAAAGCTCCACAGCACTTGAACTGGTCCAAGAACGATGCAGGCAGCCGTTGTTTTCTCCCCAGATGGACGTGCTCGCCTCAATGTCTCTGGCCAATTCAGTTTGCAAGGGCATCAAACATGAGACTCACTCAGTAGATGCAGCAGAGTTCATCCCATGTTCAGAGGGCACACAAAACCCCCTGTCAGTTCTTCTGGTCAATGTCTCGGTTGGAAGAATCGATCGATGATAACTGAGTCCAGGCCTGGTGGTTGGATGGTGTTCATCATCAATTGGCAACTGGTAGGGCAGGCCCAGGCGTCAAGCAAGATGAAGCTGCCAAAGCGCATCAACACGTTTACACCCATGTAGTCATGTAGAGTGACTGAGTGAGGCAGCTCAGGCTGGCAATCTCTTCTCGCCGCCTTCAATTCTGCCCTTCTGTTCGGGTGGAGACCAGGCTATTTATTTCGTTGACAAAATCGCGGCCCCAAAAGTCCCGTGAGCAGAGCAAAACTGCCACATCGTGTATCCATCTACGGCAAGGACATTCAGGCGTCTGGAAGTACAACACAGGCGCAGAAAACTTGTAACGTGTACAGAACAGACTTGCAGACAACCGTGCTTGGGGGCTCTACGGAAGGAAGGTGAAAATGTGGAGGTAGCATGAAGGCTAAATTGACAGTTTGAACTTTCAGAGTTACCATCTGTGCAATCACAAAAGATTACATGTAACTGGAGTCCACAAGCAAGTAGTGTATTAGCAGATCTAGCAACCACTCAATCCGGTATAACAGGTCATGTTGGGATGATCTTGGCTACATGGGTGGAGCGGCTACTAGAGTGTTACACCCTAGATGACCCCAGCTTGCGCTCGAAGAGCCGGCGCAGAAGATAGACCTGGATGACGCTGGCCGCGATCAGGGCCACTGACTCGAAGAGCGCCTTGTGGACTGCCCTCCTGCTCATGTTCTCGTTCACTGTGACGCAACAGGAGAGGCATGGTTAGATTGCTGTTCATGGGTTGATACCACCTTGGCAAAGAGATTAGCAGCTTAAGAGTATGTAACCCAAGGGGAAACATAAAGAGACAATTTGCTGCGTAGGTGAGAAAAGCATGAGAACAGATACCGGAGCTAGGGGTATCAAAAAGCATGTTGGAAGCAAAGCAGAAAAATGGAAAACGCGGAGAAAGCAGAATGTGGTTGCCATTGTTTGGCTCACCACAACTAAAATCAAGCATATTTACCCACTTATGCTAATTCCTAGATACAACTCATTCTGGACAATTTCAAACTTATTGTTCCTGTTAAGCTATTCTTTTATGAAAAATATACTGTCAATGTCATTTTTCACAACACCTGGCAAACAACCACCAAGGACTGTGGTGACAGAAACATGGCATTTAATTTTATTGACCAGCTAGAGTTGGTTAATGCTGATGGTTTAAGAGAGAGACAGGAAAAACATACGAGGGGAAACTCGAATTCGTATTTTTAGGAGAAGGTAAAAGGGAATACTTACATATTGCCTGTCGGTCAGTTTGGGCCTCCAGCCAGTGCTGTTCGAACTGAATATTGTAAAGCGCCTCATCTAACTTGGCAATTTGCTCAAACAGTGGTGCAAAATGTTCTGCACCAAATCCAGAAAACAGGATCTCAATGCTAAGCCCTTGTTAACCAAGGTTAATGGAAGTTTAGAAATCCAGTCTTACCATCTTTGGCATGCTGCTCGAAATATGAAAAATGGCCAACATGCACATCAAAGTCTATGGTTTCGTGATACGGAGATTTATTGGTGAAGCAGAAACGATGGACACCTCTCTTCTGAACTATGAACTCAAACTTATCACTAGTCTTATCTCGAGAGTCGTGGACTTGAGCGCCGTTAGGATCTTTAACCTGTCATTAGTCAACATGAGGTCAGCTCCGCAGTAGCTTATACTGTAGTGAGTATGGTTAAAATAGTATCAAAGATCTCAAAAAGGGCCACTGGAGTGATTAAGATCACACCATATATTATTGAGCTAGAAAAGTGTTCACACACTCGTATCATTAGGTGAAGGAAATTAATAGCATACTATGTCTGATGTGGGAAAGATTATAAAGAGCAGTGTAGTAATGAGCCAAACAAACATCAAATTAAAGTAGCTGACAATCTTCTTCACTCAAACAATCTACCCCAACAGAACTTTGTTCTAGTGAAACAAAGGACTAGTTGACAGGCAAAGTGAAAGAAGTAAATGTTTCCAGGGGAAAAAAGCAAGGAAGCCAGGAAATGATAAGTTTGGTTCAGTTAACAGAACAATGGGTGTTGAAAGTTGAATTGTCACCAACCAACTAATTTCTTGATAATAATTCCATAACGATGCTATTAAGGACCCGTTAGCTTATGGGAGGTACAGAAAAAAGTAGCAACTACAATTAGAGAACATGGTTTTTTTTCCAACTGCATAAAATGCATAGCATACATCTAAAATATCCAGACCTTAAAATATGAGATTTTCCAATATATGAATCAGAAACTGATGCAACAAAATCATGCTTCAAGTTGAAAGACCCACACCATCATGATGAAAATTTCTTCCAACAACTGGACCATAGTGATCTCATCCCCATCCAATCAACTCTCAAGCAATCGTTTAAATTAAAGTTGCTGCAAGCATGCATGCCAAAATAACCAAAAAGGTGCTAAAATCTAAAGATAAGACATAGTCTAAAAGGCTAAACTAACTAAGTTCTGAAAATGCCAATGATCTGAAATAAAATTTAACAGACTACTGGCATCTTGTCACAATGACTACAGTAATAACTTACTTCAGAAAAATTGTGGCATGCAAGAGAACAACTAGCTATCTAAGTGCAATACCTCCTCCTCCTAGCTCCTGCTCAAGAATTCATCGTACACTTGCATGTTCAATTTGCACTACTGTTGGACGCAAACGGAGTTAGTCCCTTACCACAAGATCGACACCTTCCTCGCTGTAATGCCACGGGGTCTCGGCCTTGATCACAACAAAGGATACATGGACCGTGTCCCCCTCGTACTCCACGTTATGCGAGAAGCACTCCTCCCTGTCAATCACGAAGCGGATTGCCGCGGCCGGGCGCAGGAGCAGCACGGCGCAGAGCACCGATAAGCACACCGTTCTCCAGCTCAGCCACTCCATGTTGCGCCGATTGCAGAAGCCTCTCCCTGCAGAGACGAATTACCATGCCGTCAACAGAAGAACTAGCAAAAGCTATAGCGGAAATAGTTCAGCTGGATCAGGGGCGAAACGGATCCGAAGGGCTGAATCGGGGGAGGAAAGGGAGGAGCGAGAGAGGTTCGAAAGGGGGGAGGGCCGCGCGTCTTGCCCGGtacggcaccgccgccgccgcaggaggAGACTCCACCGGGCGGAGTTCGTTGCTCCCCCTCTGTGACTCCAGGCCTCGATCGTGCCGACGGGGAGTTACGGAGCAAGATCTGAGTTCTGATGGTGTAGGCTCCTTTACCGTATCGTAGGAAGAGACGAGAAGGCGGGGAGTCACTTACTGGTCGGAGTTGGGGAGGTCGCCGGGCGCCTCCGTCGATCTGGGCGGCGCTTCCCCGTCCCCGTTGGAGGAAGAAGCAAGGCAACCGATCCACAGGAAAATCACGAAGCGAGCTTGACCGAGGAGGGGAGGGAGAGTCCGTCCCCGTCCCCGTCCATATGGAGAAAGGAATTCTTTCCACCACCACCAGATCGGACTGACACTACGAATTGGGCCGTGCAGGCCGCTTGGACTGAATAGATCCTGCAGTCGGTCCAATAACGATCTACTAGTTTTCTGATGGGCCGGCTGAAGAAAAAAGTGTGCCCTATTCTGTCCGGATCCGAATCGAATCGTTACCGCTCCGCCCCTTCCGGATCTACTAGTACAAAATTAGGCAGGAATTGGAGGGAGGATCCCAACCCACACAAGCCAATCCTTTTTCCTTTCGGTTCGTCTCAAATCGCCAGTAAGATCCTTGGTTCGATCAAAATCCAGCAGTCTTTTCTTAGGTTTTGTCTCTAATAATCGCCGTGGAGATCCTGGATCGATCGGTGGCGGGCAGGTATGGCAGGGGCAGCGCTTCTTCGATCCGCGGCGAGCAAGATAGTCCGCGCACCGCCTCGCCTTCTTGTGCAGGAGGGCCTCCAACACCATGGTCGCCGCCTTCTAGGGCGAGAACCGTCTTATCGCCTTTCGAGCTACTCCACCTCTGGTTCTTCTACGCCGCTACCAACCAACCACAGGGTACGTACAGTAGTACACCAGCCGCCGCTGGTCTTCGATTTCGCAGCCCTCCTACCTCGTCGTGCTCCAGATACATCTGCCACTCATCTATTACAGCCTTTTCCTTGCTTTAGCCATGCTCTGTGTTTAAGGACCCTTAGCTGAACAACTTTTTACCTCATCATCAGTGAATTCAAACATCTGTTCATCTTAATTTTGGCCAGATTGATTTTGGGTCAGACATAGGATCATGCATCTTTCACATttagaaaagaaagggaaaacatTTGTTTTGtataaaagctaaaatatgtgCTATGGAGATTGTAAATTTGGTAGCACTTTCTGTATCAACTTCAACTGAACTTAATTCTATACACAATTGATCTCATGTATATAATTTACTCATTTAAACGTGAATTCTACTGTTATTTAACATGGAACAATCTGTTAATTGTAAAAGGATGGCAGGCTAAAGTTTATAAAACCTAAATTAATGGTAGATGTTGTCATGTTTGTTAACACAATCAGGATCCTAGGTATGATACTGCAGGATCACACTTGATCCTACACTTAGGAATACGATTCAATGAAATTAGGACCCATGGCTGATCCGCGATGCCAGCTCTATGCGGCCAGTGATTCTAGATACATATTGCAAACTTGATAGCCTTGATATTGCTTGCATCGGTGATGTTGTTTGTTCTGTTCTGTTTCTTCAGGGTCCTCAAACTCATAACAAGAAAGTTTTCAATGAGTGGGACTGGTACGACTTCTTGCTCCAATTTCGAGTTTCGAGATCTATAAAGAAACAACAGATACTTGTAACTTGGTATGAATTATCACTTGCATTTGTCATTTTCAGTGCAAAGGCTGCAGCAATGGAAATCTTACCCAAGGCAGCTTACGTCATGGCGTTCGGTAGCTGGATGTTTATATGTTTTTGGGTTAATCCAAAACTGGACCAAATCAAGGACATGTTCGAAACTGATACTATAGAAAAGTTGGCCATGGAGGATGAGATAAAACGCAAACATCAAAGGCTATGTGGCTTGCTTGATTCTAAGGAAGGTCAGTTCGAAGCTAGAGATTCAGTGGGTGAGTTTTCTGAAGGTCAAACTTACTGACATTGGGTATCTGTTTTATACTTTCTCCATTTTTTTTTATAATGCCCGTACATATTTTGAGTGTCAAACTTTGTCGTCTTTGTTTGATCAATGATTAACCTAGCAATATGTAGATTTTGTGGCACAAAAAATGTACCATTTGTTTCCTATTCGAAAGTACTTTCCTAGGACCATGATTTTGTTGTTAGGAATAAATATGAAACTAGAAACCTTTGGCGTGGCTTTGCTGCGCCTTTCGTCAGATGGTGCCAGTGTTTTATGTTTATACACCAATGTTTAGGTGACTAACTCTGATTTATCTAAGAAATGCTGTACAACAAAGTCATTCTGAGAGGGAGGACATGTGTGCCTGTTTCATTACCGCGTTGTATATAAAGATGATTTCCACATCTGTCAACCAATGAGAGAATCGAACCGGTAGGAAAATGGATGAATTGCAAGCTCATGAGATGAGCATAGTCACTCTGTTTGAGGATAGAAGTTTAAGAAAAATATACAAACATGAATCCACACCATCTCAGATTTTAGGTTGAAGGTGGAAATTGTTCCCCTAGGGGCTTAGCAAAAGGTCCACCTTTTTTTCACATATTGTTGACATTAGTTTGACAAGAGGTAGGGTTGATAAGATGCAATATATACAGCAAAAGGGTGATTTTTTGGGTGTGGCAGTACTTCCGTTGGTGATAATGGCAATACTGATGTTCTGCTCCTATTTGTTCATATGTAGGGGTAGCTGGTAGTTTCTGTCCAAAAGCAAAGCATTCCATATGTAGTTTTTTAAAATTCTGAAGGATAATATACCCTGAAAAGCACATAACAACAAAATTAAATGAAATAGTTAATCTACCGTTTTGAATTTAGAATAGAATTTGAAGTATGCAAATAGGATAATATATGTTGTCAAGGACTTGTGAGGAATCCTGAAGCACAATTGTTCACTAAAATGGTCATATCTTTCTTATATTAGTGATAATACCTAGGCTAGCTGGTGGACATGTTAGGTGAATGTGCATATCTTACTGCTTGGTCTTTGCATATTTGCAACAGTTAGAGTACAAAATTTGTTTTTTATTACTTTTAGTATCTTTTTGTTTCGCTCCTGAAACCAAAATATTGCATGGCGGTATCTGCAGCAGTATTCTGGTAATCCAAAGTATGATCTTTTATTGTATGATTCTTCTAAATATTTGATATATTCTGGTGTAAAATATACCATACAATGTGGTAAAGAATAATAGATATGAATGCCTACAATCAATATTTAGACATCTTCGCTTTGCTATGGCATCTTTATTTTCAATTCCACtgctttcttttttctttcgtTTTTTATCTTGAACTTTTTGTTGTCTGATGCACCTTCTTTTCTTGCTAGTCAGTGCACTATCTTCAATTTCTTCTATAggtttctctctttttttattTAACATTTTGAATATTTACTATGTTATTAAACCCAGATTGATCAGTGGGTTAAAAAAACTTAACAATATGAGTAATTGCAGCATAAAAAGTATAAGAATTATAAGATGTATTACCTTAATAAAGGTGAGGGGGGGGGATTACATAGTCACATTTAAAATACATGGAAAAGAACACAGGAAAAAATGAAATTATAGCCATTTTTCAGAAATGACAAATCCTTGTACTGAATTTTAAGTACATGAAAAAGAACATGGGAAAAAGAAATTACATCCATTTTCCATAACATGTTTTAATTGCTAAATCTGTTAGGAAGAGCTGATATGTTTTTAAACTGGGTAGGCATAAATTCTGTACTAAAATTTAATATATCAATTGTTACAGTTAAAAAGTTTAGTTGAAATCAATAATGTTCCGTTCCCACTGCATTAAACTGAGGATAGAAAGAAACGAGCATACCTTTTGCTATTTGGTTACCTTCAGTCTTGAGCTTGGTTTGCTCCTTTGTATTTTTCAGGCCTGTAGTGGAAGCACAATCATTCGTTTCAGTGTACTATATATTGATATGTGTTGATTTTGGCTCATGCTATTCTAGTATTTGCTACTTTGATTATTTAATTTTGTTGCCACGGCATTAGGTGGTTGCAGTTTTGTGCTCCTCGACATGTTCCGGGCAAAGTATAATACCTTACGGGACTGTGTGAAGGCTGCCAACGAAAAGTTCATCAGCAGAGCTGAGCATGAAAGCTCTGAAGAGAAATTTCACAAGCAGCTACAAGAAATTAATGAAAAGCTGTTGATGGTCCAAGAAGATCTCAAGGTACTCAAGGCGATCTGGTTGATCAGGATTCTGGCAAAGAACTTTGACCCAGAAGTTCTTTCCAGAGTCAAACAAGAGGACCTACATGACCCTGTTCAAATTCTTAAAGGGAAAGTGGTATACCTCCTGCTCTCAGTCTGCTTTTATTTTGTATTGTACGCTGTGCTGCTGCGTCATTGCTAATCTTTCTGTGTAATATGTTCAGAATCCAACACAGGTGACCCTGACGAAGGAGGAGGAGCGGATGACGAAGCTCAAGGTGGTGTTCACTCTACACGATAAGAATAGAGACGGTATGTGCGCGCGCGCGTAGGGTTTGTTTGCTATGTTGCTTAAGTTTTTTGTTCATTCAGTTGTGTTGCTAAACTTGTGTAATGCCAAAATTGAGGGCATATAGATTGATTCTTGGTTATGTTATCAGCTTCGTGTACACCCTTATGTGAAAACGTCATGGCATATCTGCATTTCTGCCTGTTTGGTTGTCTATAAGATAGACGCTAGCTGCTGTGATTGATGTTTCTTATTTCCTAAAAAATTTAGATTGCATGCATATATTGTCGGGAATTTCAGAGCTATCCTTTTTTGCACACAATTTCAGAGGTTTCCCTGATGATTACTCTCTCCTAATATTGATATCTGTATCTTGATTATTTGATTTGGCTATGCATTGAGCATGGTCAGGTGTGATTGTTGCATCATTCGTACCCAGTGAAGAACTAAAACTTCTCTGAATCATGGCTCTTTGGTTCCCTCCTTTCAGATGAAGCATGTTTTTAGGCATTGAATGTCATGCTTGTCGCAGAATTAAGAAAATATTAAAATCTTTGCTGCACAATGAGAGCTTAActgcaaatcaactttggtttAATTCTGCTATGAATTGTCATGCATACAGGTTTTATTACCACTGAAGAACTAGGAGATTTGCTGTTGTTCTTGGGTAAAAGATACTCTGAATCTGTCCTGAAAGATATCATcacaaaagctgatgttgatcTTAACAGAGGAGTAGACTTTACTCAGTTCTTAAAGATCATGGGGAACAAAGTATGTATATTTTTTTCTCTTCTGATTTCCTGGTGCATGACAGTCTATTAATGTACTCCAAGCTTGAAGTTGACCATAAATCGTTATGATATTCTTTAGCTAGATAAAATATAATCTATGTGTTTTATGCTTTTTTGGTACTAATTCAACTGATATGTCCTATTCTTTAGCTGGACAAAACATAATCTATGTGTGCTTTATGCTTTTTTTGGTATTAATTCAATGTCTCTGTCCTTATCTACTTGATTACTATACTCTCTGGATTCTCTCTCTAGAGGAACACCAGCATCGGTTAATATTTTTGTTTCTACCTGGTGTTTGGACTTCAGACTTGTGCTGTTGGCAAACCTCGGAGAGAAGCGCCAGGAGGAAGTTGAAGGACGTGCTGCCTATGATGAATAGAAGCCAATGATTCTGAACAGAAAAAAGTTCGAGAAGCATGATAACTGTATAGAAATTTGACGACGTGAGCTGAAGAAAACAGACTTGTCGCAACCTATTATCTTCTATCAGTCGGTTCAACATAAATCTTCACTCAGTGCCGGAGTGGGCATTTCCACCCATACAGTTTTGAGAAACTTGTGTAACTCTGCACGCGTAGGCATCAGTTCTAATGAACGTAGGTCTCACACCTCCACCTCGGCTAAAAGCTTAGTCAGCATACGATATCGTCGACCGTTGAGCAAGTCCTGATTTGCAAGTTGGAATTCCTAGGCGAAGCATTCAATTCATACCTGAATGTGCAAGTTGAATAGATGCAGAGGCGCCCGTGGGGGGAGGGGTGTTGTGGCTAGGCATACCTTCATCCATCACCTGAAGAGCGGCTTCAGCGGCCCAtgagggtcttcttcttcctcacgcgTTCCCCGTCGTCGCTCCGCTCGCCCCTATTCCGCCCTCCACCCTTCATCTCCGGCGGCGGGAGCTGCAGGATTCGCCGCCACCGACCTCTGCCATTGGAGCTGCTCGCCCCCGCCCTCCACCACCGCCTTCGGCTCCCACCGTTGAATGCGCAGCCACcctccgccgcccgaagctccgtcTCCGGTACCGGATGCGCCTCCACCACCTACCTCCGCTGGAACCTCGCCggtgccgcctccgccgcccactGGGGGTCCTCCACAacccgcggccggcggcgtccCGCCGCCTCGACGCCCTGCCCACAACCCATCGCCACCACCGGTCCACCACCGTCCCCGGGCCCTCCCTCTCCTACCGGAGAACATCACCGGCGACGACCCCCGACCCTGAAGCCCGAACCCTAACCCCCGAAACCccggcaagaggaggaagatgagcggcggcggcacgagCAGCAACAACATCATGGGCCGTGGAAGTCGAATTGGGCTGAATGCGAGTTTGATTGAGCCTTCAGGCGATGGATTTAGGTTTTGTAACCTAGGCTAGTCGCGGCGCTCGGGGGCCCACAAGAGTGGCGCGGGCGCCTAATGGCCTCAACCTCAACAATGAGAAACGGGTGAGCCATATCATGACCTCATGGGCTGAGAGTAGTTGACCTAAGTGGTGGTAGTAGGCAGGGGAGCCGCCAACTTCACCCG
The Panicum hallii strain FIL2 chromosome 6, PHallii_v3.1, whole genome shotgun sequence genome window above contains:
- the LOC112897041 gene encoding uncharacterized protein LOC112897041 isoform X2, with translation MAGAALLRSAASKIVRAPPRLLVQEGLQHHGRRLLGREPSYRLSSYSTSGSSTPLPTNHRGPQTHNKKVFNEWDCAKAAAMEILPKAAYVMAFGSWMFICFWVNPKLDQIKDMFETDTIEKLAMEDEIKRKHQRLCGLLDSKEGQFEARDSVGGCSFVLLDMFRAKYNTLRDCVKAANEKFISRAEHESSEEKFHKQLQEINEKLLMVQEDLKVLKAIWLIRILAKNFDPEVLSRVKQEDLHDPVQILKGKVNPTQVTLTKEEERMTKLKVVFTLHDKNRDDLCCWQTSERSARRKLKDVLPMMNRSQ
- the LOC112897041 gene encoding uncharacterized protein LOC112897041 isoform X1, with protein sequence MAGAALLRSAASKIVRAPPRLLVQEGLQHHGRRLLGREPSYRLSSYSTSGSSTPLPTNHRGPQTHNKKVFNEWDCAKAAAMEILPKAAYVMAFGSWMFICFWVNPKLDQIKDMFETDTIEKLAMEDEIKRKHQRLCGLLDSKEGQFEARDSVGGCSFVLLDMFRAKYNTLRDCVKAANEKFISRAEHESSEEKFHKQLQEINEKLLMVQEDLKVLKAIWLIRILAKNFDPEVLSRVKQEDLHDPVQILKGKVNPTQVTLTKEEERMTKLKVVFTLHDKNRDGFITTEELGDLLLFLGKRYSESVLKDIITKADVDLNRGVDFTQFLKIMGNKTCAVGKPRREAPGGS
- the LOC112897986 gene encoding transmembrane emp24 domain-containing protein p24beta2-like, with product MEWLSWRTVCLSVLCAVLLLRPAAAIRFVIDREECFSHNVEYEGDTVHVSFVVIKAETPWHYSEEGVDLVVKDPNGAQVHDSRDKTSDKFEFIVQKRGVHRFCFTNKSPYHETIDFDVHVGHFSYFEQHAKDEHFAPLFEQIAKLDEALYNIQFEQHWLEAQTDRQAILNENMSRRAVHKALFESVALIAASVIQVYLLRRLFERKLGSSRV
- the LOC112897065 gene encoding non-specific lipid transfer protein GPI-anchored 1 codes for the protein MAARRWCLAAALAVWCAVAAAQSPPAADPLQAKCSADFAKLTDCMDYATGHAGQPSSTCCSDAADTQKARPQCLCYIIQQVHSGRNEVQSLGLRFDRLMALPAACKLANANVTLCITLLNLKPGSPDYALFANASKITPSTGGTPASDSTAGGGFKLQAGFRGSVALAVLSAVLSSMF
- the LOC112897042 gene encoding uncharacterized protein LOC112897042, translated to MDEGMPSHNTPPPTGASASIQLAHSGLKNTKEQTKLKTEGNQIAKGYIILQNFKKLHMECFAFGQKLPATPTYEQIGAEHQYCHYHQRKYCHTQKITLLLYILHLINPTSCQTNVNNM